A region of the Candidatus Palauibacter australiensis genome:
GCACGGCTCGAGCGTCGCGTACAGGGTGTGGCCCTCCAGGCGCCAGTCCCCCAGGCGGGCGGCGGCGGCGCGCAACGCCAGAACCTCCGCGTGGGCCGTCGGGTCGGCGTCGGCGCGCGTACGGTTGTGCGCTTCCGCGACGATCGCGCCCTCCGGGTCCGTGACCAGGGCGGCTACGGGCACCTCGCCGCGCTCGCCCCCGAGGGCCGCGAGTTCGAGGGCCCGCCGCATCGGCGCCTCGTGCTCGGCCGGCCACGTTCCGTTCACGCCGTGGCCAACCGGGCTTCGAGGAAGCAGGCCGCCGCGCCGATCCGGGCCAGAGCCCGCTCCCGCCCCA
Encoded here:
- the tadA gene encoding tRNA adenosine(34) deaminase TadA, with protein sequence MNGTWPAEHEAPMRRALELAALGGERGEVPVAALVTDPEGAIVAEAHNRTRADADPTAHAEVLALRAAAARLGDWRLEGHTLYATLEPCAMCAGAAVLARVSTVVFGAADPKAGMCGSLENLVCDPRLNHRVELVSGVLADESARLLRDFFRQRR